In the genome of Raphanus sativus cultivar WK10039 chromosome 9, ASM80110v3, whole genome shotgun sequence, the window ACCAGACGTTGGTCCATTACATCAGGCAGCAACCCTATTGATGTCACTGATCCTGACTGGcatttatatctcttaattcAAAAGAAGGAGCATAAAGAGGAGCCTTTGTATCAAATTGTGGGCTTTACTGCAGTTTACAAATTCTATCGTTACCCTGACAGGTTAAGGATGCGACTCAGCCAGgtacacatataaatatatacctCAGATATTCTTGCATTCTTTTTGATTTGACTGTTTATGCTTTGATTTCAGATCTTGGTCCTGCCATCCTTCCAAGGAAAAGGATTTGGAAGCTACCTCGTGGAGGTTGTAAACAAAGTGGCCGTAGCAGAAAACGTATACGATCTGACAGTGGAAGAGCCATCCGAGAAGTTCCAACACATTCGCACTTGCATAGACATAAACCGCTTGCGTGCTTTCGACCCCATCAAGCCAGACATTGATTCAGCTGCTCAGACTCTCACAAAAGTTAAGCTATCGAAGAAAGCTCAGATACCTCGGTTCACCCCGCCTTCGAGTGCCATTGAGAAAGTCCGTGAGACGCTGAAGATCAACAAGAAACAGTTCCTCAAATGCTGGGAGATCTTGATATACCTCGCGCTTGATCCAATCGACAAGTACATGGAGGATTACACGTGTGTCATCACGAACCACGTGAGAGCTGACATTCTTGGGAAAGATATAGAAGCTCCAAAGAAACAGGTTGTGGATGTTCCAACCTCGTATGCAGCTGAAGCATCGTTTGTGGTTTTCAAGTATACTCTCAGTGGAGAAGAAGTTAATAGTGGTGGTGGCAACAATGTTCAAGTTGATGAAAACAAACCGGACCAAGAGCAGCAGCTGAAGCAATTGGTTGAAGAAAGGATTCGTGAGATTAAGTCGGTTGCTGAGAAAGTCTCAAAGTTAGGGATCTGATTCGAATAAAAACTTTGTGAAAGATTTTTGTCagaagcttctttttttttttttttttaaattgagtGATGTGATCTTAAAAAAGACAAATCCGTTTGTATCCGCTTCGTACCCCTCTCTCTGTTACGGAGGTTTGAGTAAAACTAATGTAGTTCCGGTTTAGCGGTTTCTTCCGGTTATGACAATATTAGCACATTCGATA includes:
- the LOC108824419 gene encoding histone acetyltransferase type B catalytic subunit, with the protein product MVQKQLSAAGPGPEPKKRRRVGFSPADTGVEANECIRIHLVSSKEEVGSPEVPCVTPVDLNDFFDGDGKIYGYHGLKISVWINSISFHSYADITYKSTTNGHKGITDLKSALQNIFAETIVDNKDEFLKTFSTEKDFIRNMVSNGEVVHSGGIDGSSINALVAPSDLQVLRMEIGSPNAGLLYSRLVPLVLLFVDGSNPIDVTDPDWHLYLLIQKKEHKEEPLYQIVGFTAVYKFYRYPDRLRMRLSQILVLPSFQGKGFGSYLVEVVNKVAVAENVYDLTVEEPSEKFQHIRTCIDINRLRAFDPIKPDIDSAAQTLTKVKLSKKAQIPRFTPPSSAIEKVRETLKINKKQFLKCWEILIYLALDPIDKYMEDYTCVITNHVRADILGKDIEAPKKQVVDVPTSYAAEASFVVFKYTLSGEEVNSGGGNNVQVDENKPDQEQQLKQLVEERIREIKSVAEKVSKLGI